The following are from one region of the Biomphalaria glabrata chromosome 12, xgBioGlab47.1, whole genome shotgun sequence genome:
- the LOC129921996 gene encoding uncharacterized protein LOC129921996, whose product MYNNDRNNNNNNVSFNTINDIINLIQSNDIDVHPPGNNDHPDIIDRGSNNHSASDDLAIMNISLKSPERFFLEPVDEGFFLQSSNLKQSKFHEIFKASIVVLVNLENFLIFQHWESSGIQEKVYVIGFVGDCRKYRYLDKQFYERFESYKKLRERNAVQIVTHDGSRDNATTELLRLTVR is encoded by the exons ATGTATAATAATGatagaaataataacaataataacgtTAGTTTTAACACTATTAACG ATATTATTAATCTGATACAATCTAATGATATAGATGTTCACCCTCCTGGGAATAACG ATCATCCTGATATTATCGATCGAGGATCAAATAATCATTCTGCTAGTGATGATCTAGCCATTATGAATATAAGCTTAAAG AGTCCAGAACGTTTCTTCCTCGAACCTGTGGACGAAGgtttttttcttcaaagcaGTAATTTGAAGCAGTCAAAG tTCCACGAAATATTCAAAGCGAGCATTGTGGTTCTGGTGAACTTGGAAAATTTCCTGATATTTCAACACTGGGAATCCAGTGGAATTCAGGAAAAAGTTTATGTCATTGGCTTTGTGGGTGACTGCAGAAAGTATCGTTATCTCGATAAACAGTTTTACGAGAG ATTTGAGTCCTATAAGAAACTGCGAGAACGCAATGCTGTTCAAATTGTTACCCATGATGGGAGCAGGGACAACGCAACTACAGAACTTTTACGTTTAACGGTACGTTGA
- the LOC129921997 gene encoding uncharacterized protein LOC129921997, giving the protein MAYAQEEGDRFNTHRIGRLDDIDDYDVCNNFWLSDLKDKGLLFYVNLEETAVLTRLYGSLPSYVGIVGFLSLEKYESSYDFISLHSGRRPRQNVHFFIDRYGDKIMDNMIATYKFHNEHVRTQTKFVIISSSLDLFSDEAVVNGRGRVVELLSPLNPILRDNLDRLFIL; this is encoded by the exons ATGGCGTACGCCCAAGAAGAAGGGGATCGATTTAATACTCATAGGATTGGACGATTAG ATGACATCGATGATTATGATGTTTGTAACAATTTTTGG TTGAGCGACTTGAAGGATAAAGGACTCCTGTTCTATGTGAACCTAGAAGAAACAGCAGTTCTTACGCGCCTGTATGGTTCTTTACCAAGCTACGTTGGAATCGTTGGCTTTCTCAGCCTGGAGAAATATGAAAGCAGTTACGATTTTATCAGTCTTCATAG tggacGCAGACCAAGACAAAATGTTCATTTCTTCATTGATCGTTATGGCGATAAAATAATGGATAATATGATAGCTACA TATAAATTTCACAATGAACACGTGAGAACACAGACAAAGTTTGTAATAATATCCAGCAGCTTGGATTTATTTTCGGATGAAGCCGTTGTCAACGGTAGAGGCAGAGTTGTGGAACTTTTGTCTCCCTTGAACCCAATTCTTCGAGATAATTTGGATAGACTTTTCATCTTGTAA